A window from Triticum aestivum cultivar Chinese Spring chromosome 6D, IWGSC CS RefSeq v2.1, whole genome shotgun sequence encodes these proteins:
- the LOC123143982 gene encoding protein VASP homolog, whose translation MSLSRHFPSHQLRSAPHPQPQQPSTVTSVLLAPPGPADLGCAMASAVASSMPAAAPAAVSYGWLGPRLSFSRDAPAAVAADRGQALSLESSCKADQPAAAAASKEFIDFEFSFGGSATMLPADELFADGKLLPLRPQPAAAAPEAERERESAPAEIPATPEFVKTHRPSVAEAFDPYVFSPKAPTCSSRWRELLRLRKVQTPQKPSASPSPPQSPSPVPATPSRASNSSAARSLKLLLLQRNGGRASGAAASDLSVSPLLRDSSDSEASLSLASSRFSMSSSSSSSAHDHEDFPRHSLDSVDLTPKPRIRLVRSQPQRHCHPPASAQPQRNCHPPASAPPRAVHSPARRRPATPPPPSVASVDSPRMNSSGKIVFQGLERSSSSPAGSVHSSLRSRSRVMDRSYSTPVVLNVPVCSRPSFGFFKDKKETAAKDAAARLRSSLGRKAAHPAGATGGSSVSGRDLGTSKCN comes from the coding sequence ATGTCCCTGTCTCGGCATTTCCCTTCCCACCAGCTCCGCTCCGCTCCACACCCGCAGCCGCAACAGCCAAGTACAGTGACCAGTGTACTGCTCGCTCCTCCTGGCCCTGCCGACCTTGGATGCGCCATGGCATCCGCCGTCGCCAGCAGCATGCCCGCCGCGGCCCCCGCAGCCGTGTCCTACGGCTGGCTCGGCCCGCGCCTCTCCTTCAGCCGCGACGCACCTGCAGCCGTGGCGGCGGATCGCGGCCAGGCCTTGTCGCTGGAGAGCAGCTGCAAGGCGGACCAGCCCGCCGCGGCGGCCGCGTCCAAGGAGTTCATCGACTTCGAGTTCAGCTTCGGCGGCTCGGCGACCATGCTCCCCGCCGACGAGCTGTTCGCAGACGGGAAGCTGCTGCCCCTCCGGCCGCAGCCtgccgcggcggcgccggaggcTGAGCGGGAGCGGGAGAGTGCGCCGGCGGAGATCCCGGCGACGCCTGAGTTCGTGAAAACCCACCGGCCTTCGGTGGCCGAGGCGTTCGACCCCTACGTGTTCTCCCCCAAGGCGCCGACGTGCTCCAGCCGCTGGCGGGAGCTCCTCAGGCTCAGGAAGGTCCAGACCCCGCAGAAGCCGTCTGCGTCGCCCTCGCCTCCGCAATCTCCTTCGCCGGTGCCGGCAACTCCGTCAAGGGCGTCCAACTCGTCCGCGGCCAGGTCCCTTAAGCTACTCCTTCTCCAGCGGAACGGCGGCCGCGCGTCCGGTGCCGCCGCGTCGGACCTCTCGGTGTCGCCGCTCCTCCGCGACAGCTCGGACTCGGAGgcgtccctctccctcgcctcctCCCGCTTCTCcatgtcgtcgtcgtcctcctcctccgcccaCGACCACGAGGACTTCCCCCGCCACTCCCTCGACTCGGTCGACCTCACCCCGAAGCCCCGAATCCGCCTCGTCCGCTCCCAACCCCAGCGCCATTGCCACCCGCCCGCCTCCGCCCAACCCCAGCGCAATTGCCACCCGCCTGCCTCAGCCCCGCCGCGCGCCGTCCACagccccgcccgtcgccgtcccgccaccccgccgccgccgtccgtggCCTCGGTGGACTCCCCGCGCATGAACTCCTCCGGCAAGATCGTGTTCCAGGGGCTCGAACGCAGCTCCAGCTCGCCGGCCGGCAGCGTCCACTCCAGCCTCCGGTCCCGCTCGCGCGTGATGGACCGGTCATACTCCACGCCGGTGGTGCTCAACGTGCCCGTCTGCTCGCGGCCGTCGTTCGGGTTCTTCAAGGACAagaaggagacggcggcgaaggaCGCAGCCGCGCGGCTGCGGTCGTCGCTCGGCCGGAAGGCGGCCCATCCCGCCGGCGCCACCGGCGGAAGCAGCGTGAGTGGCAGAGATCTTGGCACCAGCAAATGCAATTGA